In Ovis aries strain OAR_USU_Benz2616 breed Rambouillet chromosome 13, ARS-UI_Ramb_v3.0, whole genome shotgun sequence, the following are encoded in one genomic region:
- the WFDC8 gene encoding WAP four-disulfide core domain protein 8 yields the protein MCGLSPGSKTVGKCLGRHLPFHSSTFSWRNVALLLLFSLSLEQTSASPSYRVKKKPGECPQERITCSSKAPDLCKTDFNCDEHLKCCSFACGKKCMDPYEEPCLLPLDQGQCKNTVKHWYFNIKQRICKPFFYGGCLGNANNFPKKEDCMKACSSVVKDGQCPLFPFKNRMECSASCKSDYDCPLNEKCCESMCGFDCAMAWTVKAGFCPNKPPVCSMIDRPKCLQDNDCPLTTKCCSRCGLKCLEPLK from the exons ATGTGTGGCCTCTCGCCTGGGAGCAAGACGGTGGGCAAGTGTCTGGGTAG GCATCTTCCTTTCCACAGCTCCACCTTCTCCTGGAGGAATGTCGCCCTCCTGctgcttttctccctttctttggaGCAGACATCTGCCTCGCCAAGCTACAGAGTCAAAA AGAAGCCAGGAGAGTGCCCCCAAGAAAGGATCACCTGTAGTTCTAAAGCCCCAGACTTATGCAAAACAGATTTCAATTGCGATGAACACCTCAAGTGCTGCTCTTTTGCCTGTGGGAAGAAGTGCATGGATCCATACGAAG AACCCTGCTTGTTACCCTTAGACCAAGGACAGTGCAAGAATACAGTCAAGCATTGGTATTTTAACATCAAACAGCGTATATGCAAACCCTTTTTTTATGGAGGCTGCCTTGGGAATGCCAACAACTTCCCCAAGAAGGAAGACTGCATGAAGGCTTGCTCATCAGTTG TCAAGGATGGACAGTGCCCACTCTTCCCTTTTAAGAACCGCATGGAGTGTTCAGCTTCGTGTAAGAGTGACTACGATTGCCCCTTAAATGAAAAATGTTGCGAATCCATGTGTGGCTTTGATTGTGCCATGGCCTGGACAG TCAAAGCAGGTTTTTGCCCAAACAAGCCGCCAGTATGTTCCATGATTGACAGACCCAAGTGCCTGCAGGATAATGATTGCCCATTGACAACGAAGTGCTGTTCACGCTGTGGACTAAAGTGCCTGGAACCCCTGAAATGA